The following proteins come from a genomic window of Anabas testudineus chromosome 3, fAnaTes1.2, whole genome shotgun sequence:
- the LOC113174283 gene encoding serine/threonine-protein kinase BRSK2-like isoform X7: MTSSGKDANSGHYANYVGPYRLEKTLGKGQTGLVKLGVHCVTCQKVAIKIVNREKLSESVLMKVEREIAILKLIEHPHVLKLHDVYENKKYLYLVLEHVSGGELFDYLVKKGRLTPKEARKFFRQIISALDFCHSHSICHRDLKPENLLLDEKNNIRIADFGMASLQVGDSLLETSCGSPHYACPEVIRGEKYDGRKADAWSCGVILFALLVGALPFDDDNLRNLLEKVKLGVFHMPHFIPPDCQNLLRGMIEVDPNKRLTLEQIQKHTWYLAGKNEPEPEQPVPRKVAIRMLASAEEIDPDVLESMHSLGCFRDKDKLTKDLLSEDDNQEKMIYFLLLDRKERYPSHEDQNLPPRNEIADPPRKRVDSPMLSRHGKRRPERKSMEVLSVTEGGSPVPVRRAIDMATHGQSKSVFSKSLDITNANCSKEERSRSISGASSGLSTSPLSSPRVTPHPSPRGSPLPTPKGTPVHTPKDSPAGTPSPTPPPSPSIGGMPWRTRLNSIKNSFLGSPRFHRRKMQVPTQEDMSSLTPDSSPELAKKSWFGNFINLEKEEQIFIVIRDKPLSSIKADIVHAFLSIPSLSHSVISQTSFRAEYKSTAGPTVFQKPVKFQVDITYTESTSATKENGIYSVTFTLLSGPSRRFKRVVETIQAQLLSSDQPGIQPQISGIIHNNY, translated from the exons GTGGAGCGGGAGATAGCCATTCTGAAACTCATAGAGCATCCCCACGTCTTAAAGCTGCATGACGTCTACGAAAACAAGAAATACCT GTATCTGGTGCTAGAGCATGTGTCTGGTGGGGAGCTGTTCGACTACCTGGTGAAGAAAGGCCGGTTAACACCCAAAGAGGCCAGAAAGTTCTTCAGACAGATCATCTCGGCCCTGGACTTCTGCCACAGCCACTCCATATG CCACAGAGATTTGAAGCCTGAGAACTTGTTGTTAGACGAGAAGAACAACATCAGGATAGCAGACTTTGGCATGGCGTCTCTGCAGGTCGGGGACAGTCTGCTGGAGACCAGCTGTGG ATCTCCGCACTACGCCTGCCCGGAGGTTATCAGG GGGGAGAAGTATGACGGGAGGAAAGCAGATGCGTGGAGCTGTGGAGTCATCCTGTTTGCACTTTTAGTG GGCGCTCTGCCTTTTGATGACGACAACCTGAGGAATCTTCTGGAGAAGGTGAAGCTGGGAGTTTTCCACATGCCCCACTTCATCCCTCCAGACTGTCAGAACCTTCTGCGCGGCATGATTGAAGTGGACCCCAACAAAAGGCTCACA TTAGAGCAGATCCAGAAACATACATGGTACCT AGCTGGAAAGAACGAGCCTGAGCCTGAGCAGCCGGTCCCCAGGAAGGTGGCCATCAGGATGCTGGCCTCAGCCGAGGAGATTGACCCTGACGTCCTGGAGAGCATGCACTCTCTGGGCTGCTTCAGAGACAAGGACAAACTGACCAAAGACCTGCTGTCTGAGGA cGACAACCAGGAAAAGATGATCTACTTCCTTCTTCTGGATCGAAAGGAGAGATATCCGAGCCACGAGGACCAGAACCTCCCGCCACGAAATGAGATCG CAGACCCGCCCAGAAAACGCGTGGACTCGCCAATGCTGAGTCGTCATGGTAAGAGGAGGCCTGAGAGGAAGTCAATGGAGGTGCTGAGCGTCACGGAGGGAGGGTCTCCGGTACCAGTACGGCGGGCCATCGACATGGCGACCCACGGTCAGAG CAAATCAGTTTTCAGTAAAAGCTTGGATATCACAAACGCTAACTGCAGCAAGGAGGAAAG atcACGGTCGATCAGCGGAGCGTCCTCCGGTCTCTCCACCAGTCCTCTCAGCAGTCCCAGG GtgaccccccacccctcccccagAGGGAGTCCTCTCCCCACACCCAAGGGCACCCCGGTGCACACACCCAAGGACAGCCCTGCTGGTACACCCAGCCCGACGCCTCCGCCCAGCCCCTCGATTGGCGGCATGCCCTGGAGGACGCGCCTCAACTCCATCAAGAACAGCTTCCTGGGCTCGCCGCGCTTCCACCGCAGGAAAATGCAAG TTCCCACCCAGGAGGACATGTCCAGTCTCACCCCAGATTCTTCTCCAGA ACTGGCTAAGAAGTCGTGGTTCGGTAACTTCATCAACctggagaaggaggagcagaTCTTCATCGTGATCAGAGACAAACCTCTCAGCTCCATAAAGGCCGACATCGTCCACGCCTTCCTCTCC ATCCCCAGTCTGAGTCACAGCGTCATCTCTCAGACCAGCTTCCGGGCCGAGTACAAGTCCACAGCTGGTCCGACGGTGTTCCAGAAGCCGGTGAAGTTCCAAGTGGACATCACCTACACTGAGAGCACCAGTGCCACCAAGGAGAACGGCATCTACTCCGTCACCTTCACCCTGCTCTCAG GTCCCAGTCGACGTTTCAAGCGTGTGGTGGAGACCATCCAGGCTCAGCTGCTCAGCTCCGACCAGCCCGGCATCCAGCCCCAGATATCTG GGATCATCCATAATAACTATTAA
- the LOC113174283 gene encoding serine/threonine-protein kinase BRSK2-like isoform X1: MTSSGKDANSGHYANYVGPYRLEKTLGKGQTGLVKLGVHCVTCQKVAIKIVNREKLSESVLMKVEREIAILKLIEHPHVLKLHDVYENKKYLYLVLEHVSGGELFDYLVKKGRLTPKEARKFFRQIISALDFCHSHSICHRDLKPENLLLDEKNNIRIADFGMASLQVGDSLLETSCGSPHYACPEVIRGEKYDGRKADAWSCGVILFALLVGALPFDDDNLRNLLEKVKLGVFHMPHFIPPDCQNLLRGMIEVDPNKRLTLEQIQKHTWYLAGKNEPEPEQPVPRKVAIRMLASAEEIDPDVLESMHSLGCFRDKDKLTKDLLSEDDNQEKMIYFLLLDRKERYPSHEDQNLPPRNEIADPPRKRVDSPMLSRHGKRRPERKSMEVLSVTEGGSPVPVRRAIDMATHGQSKSVFSKSLDITNANCSKEERSRSISGASSGLSTSPLSSPRVTPHPSPRGSPLPTPKGTPVHTPKDSPAGTPSPTPPPSPSIGGMPWRTRLNSIKNSFLGSPRFHRRKMQVPTQEDMSSLTPDSSPELAKKSWFGNFINLEKEEQIFIVIRDKPLSSIKADIVHAFLSIPSLSHSVISQTSFRAEYKSTAGPTVFQKPVKFQVDITYTESTSATKENGIYSVTFTLLSGPSRRFKRVVETIQAQLLSSDQPGIQPQISDGSQRLPSKSSKRGSPLSNFFDVIKQLFSDEKNIQASHSPGAPATPSSPAKHAPSSKPNQPPPNDSKCPSGKDKTKTAASNRTQEQP; encoded by the exons GTGGAGCGGGAGATAGCCATTCTGAAACTCATAGAGCATCCCCACGTCTTAAAGCTGCATGACGTCTACGAAAACAAGAAATACCT GTATCTGGTGCTAGAGCATGTGTCTGGTGGGGAGCTGTTCGACTACCTGGTGAAGAAAGGCCGGTTAACACCCAAAGAGGCCAGAAAGTTCTTCAGACAGATCATCTCGGCCCTGGACTTCTGCCACAGCCACTCCATATG CCACAGAGATTTGAAGCCTGAGAACTTGTTGTTAGACGAGAAGAACAACATCAGGATAGCAGACTTTGGCATGGCGTCTCTGCAGGTCGGGGACAGTCTGCTGGAGACCAGCTGTGG ATCTCCGCACTACGCCTGCCCGGAGGTTATCAGG GGGGAGAAGTATGACGGGAGGAAAGCAGATGCGTGGAGCTGTGGAGTCATCCTGTTTGCACTTTTAGTG GGCGCTCTGCCTTTTGATGACGACAACCTGAGGAATCTTCTGGAGAAGGTGAAGCTGGGAGTTTTCCACATGCCCCACTTCATCCCTCCAGACTGTCAGAACCTTCTGCGCGGCATGATTGAAGTGGACCCCAACAAAAGGCTCACA TTAGAGCAGATCCAGAAACATACATGGTACCT AGCTGGAAAGAACGAGCCTGAGCCTGAGCAGCCGGTCCCCAGGAAGGTGGCCATCAGGATGCTGGCCTCAGCCGAGGAGATTGACCCTGACGTCCTGGAGAGCATGCACTCTCTGGGCTGCTTCAGAGACAAGGACAAACTGACCAAAGACCTGCTGTCTGAGGA cGACAACCAGGAAAAGATGATCTACTTCCTTCTTCTGGATCGAAAGGAGAGATATCCGAGCCACGAGGACCAGAACCTCCCGCCACGAAATGAGATCG CAGACCCGCCCAGAAAACGCGTGGACTCGCCAATGCTGAGTCGTCATGGTAAGAGGAGGCCTGAGAGGAAGTCAATGGAGGTGCTGAGCGTCACGGAGGGAGGGTCTCCGGTACCAGTACGGCGGGCCATCGACATGGCGACCCACGGTCAGAG CAAATCAGTTTTCAGTAAAAGCTTGGATATCACAAACGCTAACTGCAGCAAGGAGGAAAG atcACGGTCGATCAGCGGAGCGTCCTCCGGTCTCTCCACCAGTCCTCTCAGCAGTCCCAGG GtgaccccccacccctcccccagAGGGAGTCCTCTCCCCACACCCAAGGGCACCCCGGTGCACACACCCAAGGACAGCCCTGCTGGTACACCCAGCCCGACGCCTCCGCCCAGCCCCTCGATTGGCGGCATGCCCTGGAGGACGCGCCTCAACTCCATCAAGAACAGCTTCCTGGGCTCGCCGCGCTTCCACCGCAGGAAAATGCAAG TTCCCACCCAGGAGGACATGTCCAGTCTCACCCCAGATTCTTCTCCAGA ACTGGCTAAGAAGTCGTGGTTCGGTAACTTCATCAACctggagaaggaggagcagaTCTTCATCGTGATCAGAGACAAACCTCTCAGCTCCATAAAGGCCGACATCGTCCACGCCTTCCTCTCC ATCCCCAGTCTGAGTCACAGCGTCATCTCTCAGACCAGCTTCCGGGCCGAGTACAAGTCCACAGCTGGTCCGACGGTGTTCCAGAAGCCGGTGAAGTTCCAAGTGGACATCACCTACACTGAGAGCACCAGTGCCACCAAGGAGAACGGCATCTACTCCGTCACCTTCACCCTGCTCTCAG GTCCCAGTCGACGTTTCAAGCGTGTGGTGGAGACCATCCAGGCTCAGCTGCTCAGCTCCGACCAGCCCGGCATCCAGCCCCAGATATCTG ATGGCTCTCAGCGTTTGCCCAGTAAATCCTCCAAACGTG GCAGCCCGTTGAGTAACTTCTTTGACGTAATTAAACAGCTTTTTTCAGACGAGAAGAACATCCAAGCGTCCCATTCCCCTGGCGCCCCTGCCACGCCTAGCTCCCCTGCCAAGCATGCCCCCAGCAGCAAGCCCAACCAGCCCCCGCCCAATGACTCTAAATGCCCCTCCggcaaagacaaaacaaagacgGCCGCCAGCAACAGGACACAGGAACAACCTTAA
- the LOC113174283 gene encoding serine/threonine-protein kinase BRSK2-like isoform X8 — MLLCCCPAQRAVSNLDRGHFMLRNSHLAEEIRRSPHYACPEVIRGEKYDGRKADAWSCGVILFALLVGALPFDDDNLRNLLEKVKLGVFHMPHFIPPDCQNLLRGMIEVDPNKRLTLEQIQKHTWYLAGKNEPEPEQPVPRKVAIRMLASAEEIDPDVLESMHSLGCFRDKDKLTKDLLSEDDNQEKMIYFLLLDRKERYPSHEDQNLPPRNEIADPPRKRVDSPMLSRHGKRRPERKSMEVLSVTEGGSPVPVRRAIDMATHGQSKSVFSKSLDITNANCSKEERSRSISGASSGLSTSPLSSPRVTPHPSPRGSPLPTPKGTPVHTPKDSPAGTPSPTPPPSPSIGGMPWRTRLNSIKNSFLGSPRFHRRKMQVPTQEDMSSLTPDSSPELAKKSWFGNFINLEKEEQIFIVIRDKPLSSIKADIVHAFLSIPSLSHSVISQTSFRAEYKSTAGPTVFQKPVKFQVDITYTESTSATKENGIYSVTFTLLSGPSRRFKRVVETIQAQLLSSDQPGIQPQISDGSQRLPSKSSKRGSPLSNFFDVIKQLFSDEKNIQASHSPGAPATPSSPAKHAPSSKPNQPPPNDSKCPSGKDKTKTAASNRTQEQP; from the exons atgttgttgtgctgctgtCCAGCACAAAGAGCCGTCAGTAACTTGGACCGAGGCCATTTCATGTTACGTAACAGTCACTTAGCCGAAGAAATCCGAAG ATCTCCGCACTACGCCTGCCCGGAGGTTATCAGG GGGGAGAAGTATGACGGGAGGAAAGCAGATGCGTGGAGCTGTGGAGTCATCCTGTTTGCACTTTTAGTG GGCGCTCTGCCTTTTGATGACGACAACCTGAGGAATCTTCTGGAGAAGGTGAAGCTGGGAGTTTTCCACATGCCCCACTTCATCCCTCCAGACTGTCAGAACCTTCTGCGCGGCATGATTGAAGTGGACCCCAACAAAAGGCTCACA TTAGAGCAGATCCAGAAACATACATGGTACCT AGCTGGAAAGAACGAGCCTGAGCCTGAGCAGCCGGTCCCCAGGAAGGTGGCCATCAGGATGCTGGCCTCAGCCGAGGAGATTGACCCTGACGTCCTGGAGAGCATGCACTCTCTGGGCTGCTTCAGAGACAAGGACAAACTGACCAAAGACCTGCTGTCTGAGGA cGACAACCAGGAAAAGATGATCTACTTCCTTCTTCTGGATCGAAAGGAGAGATATCCGAGCCACGAGGACCAGAACCTCCCGCCACGAAATGAGATCG CAGACCCGCCCAGAAAACGCGTGGACTCGCCAATGCTGAGTCGTCATGGTAAGAGGAGGCCTGAGAGGAAGTCAATGGAGGTGCTGAGCGTCACGGAGGGAGGGTCTCCGGTACCAGTACGGCGGGCCATCGACATGGCGACCCACGGTCAGAG CAAATCAGTTTTCAGTAAAAGCTTGGATATCACAAACGCTAACTGCAGCAAGGAGGAAAG atcACGGTCGATCAGCGGAGCGTCCTCCGGTCTCTCCACCAGTCCTCTCAGCAGTCCCAGG GtgaccccccacccctcccccagAGGGAGTCCTCTCCCCACACCCAAGGGCACCCCGGTGCACACACCCAAGGACAGCCCTGCTGGTACACCCAGCCCGACGCCTCCGCCCAGCCCCTCGATTGGCGGCATGCCCTGGAGGACGCGCCTCAACTCCATCAAGAACAGCTTCCTGGGCTCGCCGCGCTTCCACCGCAGGAAAATGCAAG TTCCCACCCAGGAGGACATGTCCAGTCTCACCCCAGATTCTTCTCCAGA ACTGGCTAAGAAGTCGTGGTTCGGTAACTTCATCAACctggagaaggaggagcagaTCTTCATCGTGATCAGAGACAAACCTCTCAGCTCCATAAAGGCCGACATCGTCCACGCCTTCCTCTCC ATCCCCAGTCTGAGTCACAGCGTCATCTCTCAGACCAGCTTCCGGGCCGAGTACAAGTCCACAGCTGGTCCGACGGTGTTCCAGAAGCCGGTGAAGTTCCAAGTGGACATCACCTACACTGAGAGCACCAGTGCCACCAAGGAGAACGGCATCTACTCCGTCACCTTCACCCTGCTCTCAG GTCCCAGTCGACGTTTCAAGCGTGTGGTGGAGACCATCCAGGCTCAGCTGCTCAGCTCCGACCAGCCCGGCATCCAGCCCCAGATATCTG ATGGCTCTCAGCGTTTGCCCAGTAAATCCTCCAAACGTG GCAGCCCGTTGAGTAACTTCTTTGACGTAATTAAACAGCTTTTTTCAGACGAGAAGAACATCCAAGCGTCCCATTCCCCTGGCGCCCCTGCCACGCCTAGCTCCCCTGCCAAGCATGCCCCCAGCAGCAAGCCCAACCAGCCCCCGCCCAATGACTCTAAATGCCCCTCCggcaaagacaaaacaaagacgGCCGCCAGCAACAGGACACAGGAACAACCTTAA